Proteins from a single region of Dictyostelium discoideum AX4 chromosome 5 chromosome, whole genome shotgun sequence:
- a CDS encoding EGF-like domain-containing protein, translated as MKNFNQIFLLFILIAVIAIGKSNSAKITSYSVISQSYYTENPNNPSETGCNTVFDLTFNYEYGLNIIFTSVVSDEPNLVLLSSSTIVSNSTLSTFRLTSRIKVPGLVTATFTGKYNTNTNSKIKGDIGITCLLQPTPTDLHISVPSNQSTPINRKGQNTFDVAILVGQPPTDSLNFKIKNEVSSPFTLSYDQFSNNKFILKFELEYPTQITDNPSIEIEPQSTSGSTITKYKTFFVYPLIKKSLNSNFINGAIYPTSSSTIESKEVFAYSTFQSLSDDGESVPTFFDGLGSMSVAFPVGSSSSNSNFLAIIKPIRSSSYSNLTLLLTNENLVVSEFKPWIESKTLTFDNNNSPIVIGNYYFSKLSWADATTGLPIDYKIDTLSKSVEQKYMPYWCIESFNSATYQTTFSHSLMVPNGFEASTFNLMGVTFFNKTSHISYTSLPNSINSQPPVITDIILKSSSKVLGFSITSDQTFSHLIINDKLIMTAINIVNGNLKNGYFELSINNNFIKSMSKSPFTIKTCNVLFSCSEFQYNSTDYNTQFPSLSLPQYEKLSFSDIKSISFLKNDINTTNSIINNSIYLESDSINSLEADTILFKLDDYNHNEFKAFSWNSQLNLFQCNFSIPANYYSGLIFYSILFDDYEYSYSSLLSLFGPSSTTLRVSSTTPDMMPPIVASVTSKPSTTIVLSSSNYQQNEFGWDIVIEEGVNGFDHGEFNITSKFDTIGYQFKFTQSDLVNGNLLKIRIKQPDIVCLTQEYSITSAYLVDKQGYKTSSSSSSSSSSSSSSKSSKSEISALFKVSNSNQLTIKVQCPDSNGSGYNSTNIDSILPYLSSFSINSNISYMDIQNQVLSIAFQIKDNESGLSTRHNPTIYLEDTLGNIIFSTVGSGMVVLESSSHSRSYKCNITLPFGFGFPGGVSVSIYGIVDKFMNAKGYSSTSLKQTVDIINGGDTSKFNPIVDTPYNETSPLAPYIPQPIYNSQSKTLQFVIYGSFVGLKPSDIIVKVSKKKSTTNTPILIRTLLSNSDDSDDGDFPYTVVEMTDSKVVLNVNITDAANDLDAESLDVSFLIGDQTPILYNIENPAIVTTSGASSTSLTTVTTGTSQTTSTSQTTGGTTNGASTTDGSATGDSTTSASTVTTSPTSTTDGSQTTSPTSTTDGSQTTSPTSTSGDSTTSASTTTPTSTTTGGSSTATSTSSGGSSSTSTSTSSSSSSVPDCSSLSNCGGSSQGNCVADNTCSCINSWIGVDCNSKPLKGVSINVNPNAPSASLDQDDGSGVKLSSLINLYQIREIDSVTNKIIYQYDLQDKWVPVKQASPIPNTFIYSNTLSNAKSSVIYAKIAIYDKQSTFEFAGQQYSINPNSIKFTINITNYKVDNVLNNLELIMQAQLNSSQTDDICSKKEVVKGSGSDQLSVQLNNKSLYCRFLNSALLDGVTVVNNLTHVDLNSELQALVEPNSGQYYYGIVLPVFENFVLIDPDFSLLLQSNSVSSEDGLCTGGGGSVKVLNGGQIAGIVIGGVAFVAIAGIAISTFVFRTHRFSSMTMSIRSWNAKRRHSKSFKLKNFQ; from the exons atgaaaaactttaatcaaatatttttattatttattttaatagcGGTTATCGCTATTGGTAAATCAAATTCAGCAAAAATCACAAGTTATTCAGTTATTAGTCAATCATATTATACCgaaaatccaaataatccATCAGAAACTGGTTGTAATACTGTATTTGATTTAACATTTAATTATGAATATggattaaatattattttcacatCAGTTGTATCAGATGAACCCaatttggttttattatcatcaagtACTATTGtttcaaattcaactttAAGTACATTTAGATTAACTTCAAGAATTAAAGTACCTGGGTTAGTTACTGCCACATTTACTGGAAAgtataatacaaatacaaactCAAAAATTAAAGGTGATATTGGAATAACATGTTTAC TCCAACCAACACCAACTGACTTACATATTTCTGTACCAAGCAATCAATCAACTCCAATTAATAGAAAAGGACAAAATACTTTTGATGTTGCAATTTTAGTTGGCCAACCACCAACAGACTCacttaattttaaaattaaaaatgaagtATCATCACCATTCACATTATCATATgatcaattttcaaataataagtTTATACTAAAATTTGAACTTGAATATCCAACACAAATAACTGATAAtccatcaattgaaattgaaccaCAATCAACAAGTGGTTCAACTATTACAAAGtataaaacattttttgtttatccattaattaaaa aatcattaaatagtaattttataaatggaGCAATTTATCCAACATCATCTAGTACAATTGAATCCAAAGAAGTCTTTGCATATTCAACATTTCAATCTTTATCTGATGATGGAGAATCAGTACCAACATTTTTTGATGGATTAGGATCAATGAGTGTTGCTTTTCCAGTTGGAAGTtcttcatcaaattcaaattttttagcAATAATTAAACCAATTAGGTCTTCAtcttattcaaatttaacattattattaacaaatgaaaatttagtAGTTTCTGAATTTAAACCATGGA tcgaATCAAAAACTTTAACATttgacaataataattctcCAATAGTTattggaaattattatttctcaAAATTATCATGGGCAGATGCTACAACAGGATTACCAATTGATTATAAGATAGATACATTATCAAAAAGTGTTGAACAAAAATATATGCCATATTGGTGTATTGAGTCATTTAATTCAGCAACTTATCAAACTACATTTTCACATTCTTTAATGGTACCAAATGGATTTGAAGCATCAACTTTCAATTTAATGGGTGTTACATTCTTTAATAAAACATCACATATTAGTTATACAAgtttaccaaattcaattaattctcaGCCACCAGTTATCACTGATATCATATTAAAAAGTTCATCTAAAGTTCTTGGATTTTCAATAACAAGTGATCAAACATTTAGTCATTTAATcattaatgataaattaataatgactgcaattaatattgtaaatggtaatttaaaaaatggttactttgaattatcaattaataataatttcataaaaTCAATGTCAAAATCACCATTCACTATTAAAACTTGTAATGTTTTATTTAGTTGTTCAGAATTTCAATATAATTCAACAGATTATAATACTCAATTTCCAAGTTTATCTTTACCACAat atgaaaaattatcatttagtgatataaaatcaattagtttcttaaaaaatgatattaatactacaaattcaataattaataattcaatttatttagaaagtgattcaataaattcattGGAGGCAGatacaatattatttaaattggatGATTATAAtcataatgaatttaaagcaTTTAGTTGGAATtctcaattgaatttattccAATGTAATTTTAGTATACCAGCAAATTATTATTCaggtttaattttttattcaattttatttgatgattatGAATATAGTTATTCAAGTTTGTTGAGTTTATTTGGACCAAGTTCAACAACATTAAGAGTTTCATCCACTACTCCTGATATGATGCCACCAATCGTTGCTTCAGTAACATCAAAACCAAGTACAACAATTGTATTAAGTTCAAGTAATTATCAACAAAATGAATTTGGTTGGGATATTGTTATTGAAGAGGGTGTTAATGGATTTGATCATGGTGAATTCAATATAACTAGTAAATTCGATACAATTGGTtaccaatttaaatttactcAATCAGATTTAGTTAATGGTAATTTActtaaaattagaattaaacAACCAGATATTGTTTGTTTAACACAAGAATATTCAATTACATCTGCTTATTTAGTTGATAAACAAGGTTAtaaaacatcatcatcatcatcatcatcatcatcatcatcatcatcatctaaatCATCTAAATCAGAGATCTCTGCATTATTCAAAGTTTCAAATTCAAACCAATTAACAATTAAAGTTCAATGTCCAGATAGTAATGGTAGTGGTTATAATAGTACAAATATTGATTCTATTCTACCttatttatcatcattttcaattaattcaaatattagtTATATGGATATTCAAAATCAAGTTTTATCAATTGCTTTccaaattaaagataatgaaaGTGGTTTATCCACTAGACATAATCCAACTATTTACTTGGAAGATACACttggtaatattatttttagtacaGTTGGTAGTGGTATGGTTGTATTGGAAAGTAGCTCACATTCAAGATCTTATAAATGTAATATTACATTAccatttggttttggtttccCTGGTGGTGTTTCAGTTTCAATCTATGGTATTGTAGATAAATTTATGAATGCCAAAGGTTATAGTTCAACAAGTTTAAAACAAACCGTTGACATTATTAATGGTGGTGATACTTCAAAATTCAATCCAATCGTTGATACACCATACAATGAAACTTCTCCATTAGCACCATATATCCCTCAACCAATTTATAATTCACAATCAAAAACTTTACAATTTGTTATTTATGGTTCATTTGTTGGCTTAAAACCAAGTGATATCATTGTTAAAgtttcaaaaaagaaatcaacaacaaatactccaattttaataagaactttattatcaaatagtgatgatagtgatgatggtgatttcCCTTACACTGTAGTTGAAATGACAGATTCTAAAGTTGTTTTAAATGTTAATATTACTGATGCAGCTAATGATTTAGATGCTGAATCTTTAGATgttagttttttaattggtgatcAAACTCCAATTCTTTACAATATTGAAAATCCAGCTATTGTCACAACTTCTGGTGCTTCTTCAACCTCTCTAACAACAGTAACAACAGGCACTTCTCAAACAACAAGTACTTCTCAAACAACGGGTGGCACTACCAATGGTGCTTCAACTACTGATGGTTCAGCAACTGGTGATTCTACAACATCAGCATCAACAGTAACAACATCACCAACCTCAACTACTGATGGCAGTCAAACAACATCACCAACCTCAACTACTGATGGCAGTCAAACAACATCACCAACCTCTACCTCGGGTGATTCTACAACATCAGCAtctacaacaacaccaacttcAACTACAACAGGTGGTTCATCTACtgcaacatcaacatcaagtGGTGggtcatcatcaacatcaacatcaacatcatcatcatcatcatcagttcCAGATTGTTCAAGTTTATCAAATTGTGGTGGTTCAAGTCAAGGTAATTGTGTTGCAGATAATACATGTAGTTGTATTAACTCATGGATTGGAGTAGATTGTAATTCTAAACCATTAAAAGGTGTATCAATAAATGTTAATCCAAATGCACCAAGTGCTTCATTAGATCAAGATGATGGATCAGGTGTTAAATTATCAAGTTTAATTAATCTTTACCAAATTAGAGAAATTGATTCagttacaaataaaataatttatcaatatgATTTACAAGATAAATGGGTACCAGTAAAACAAGCATCACCAATACCAaatacatttatttattcaaatacATTATCAAATGCTAAAAGTTCAGTTATTTATGCAAAAATTGCAATTTATGATAAACAATCAACATTTGAATTTGCAGGTCAAcaatattcaattaatccaaattcaattaaatttacaattaatattacaaattataaagttgataatgtattaaataatttagaattgATTATGCAAGCacaattaaattcatcacaAACTGATGATATTTGTTCAAAGAAAGAAGTTGTCAAAGGAAGTGGTTCAGATCAATTATcagttcaattaaataataaatcattatattgtagatttttaaatagtGCATTATTAGATGGAGTTACAGTTGTCAATAATTTAACTCATGTAGATTTAAATTCAGAACTTCAAGCATTGGTTGAACCAAATTCTGGTCAATATTACTATGGTATTGTTTTACCAGTTTTTGAAAACTTTGTTTTAATAGACCCAGATTTTTCTTTACTTTTACAATCGAATTCAGTTTCAAGTGAAGATGGTTTATGTACAGGTGGTGGAGGTAGTGTAAAAGTATTAAATGGTGGACAAATAGCTGGTATTGTTATTGGTGGTGTTGCTTTCGTTGCGATTGCTGGTATTGCTATCTCTACCTTTGTTTTTAGAACTCATCGTTTCAGTTCAATGACAATGTCAATCAGAAGTTGGAATGCTAAAAGACGTCATTCAAAATCtttcaaattaaagaatttccaataa